The nucleotide sequence TAAATCTCGTTTTAGCAAAACAAGAACCCTCCTTCCTTTTTGGGGTGATTCAAAGGAGCCTATCGATTTGAAGTAAAATTACTACTCCTTATGTCCCAAATTATACAACTCTCTTTCCCttttagtttgttccaaaaaGATTGACATCTTTCTATATTTAGTAATATATATCCGAAAATTATGCAGATCAACAAAGAACACATGAGCAGAAACCATACTCGAAAATGGCAGTTCACTCGAGTTGCAACAAGCAGATATTATTAATCAAGGTTTTAACAAGCTCATGATTTTCTGATAAATTCCATGCACAAGAACCACTTTTTTTCTTAACATGAATCACTCTCTGTTCTCTGTGTGTTTTGTTATCTTTCTACGCATTGGCACACTAAACCTTTCTAAACAGTCAGGACAGCATAGCAGTCATTTGCCAACAATTTGGCACTGGTTCTCTACTGAATCtagaggaaaagaaaaggaaagaatattCTGAGTTTCTGACTATGTATCCAAATGTAGTTTAAGTTTAGAGGTCATTATTGGTCAGACATACAAAGACTATTCACTTACTCTGGAGAACAATTACTTTGTGCAGATTATGGAGCAATGCATTGAAGTGAAGATTGTGAACAGGAGAAGGAGGTGGAGGCTCAATGAATCACAATAATGGGACTCAATCCCACTAAAACTGAAGATCAAGAGGAAGAATACCTGTTGCATTCTGACAAATACGGTAGCAATTTGATCTTGGATTCTTTTTTCCATTTCTACTCGCATTTTACGAAACTCCTCTTCCATATGATCTTGAAACCTTTTGACCATTTCTGCTCGCATTTGTTCACGTTTCTCTTGAAACTTTTGATTCATGTTAGCTCGCATCTCTTGACGTGCTTTCTCTATTGCAAAAGACAGGCTAGCCTCAAAGTTGGCCTGTTGCATGCGGCTCTTGTTGGGAGGCTTCTTTCCATACTCGTTTCCGCGAGCATAGCCTGTTCTCTTGCCAAGTACAGTGGCTAAAGACCTTGAGCCACATGATTCCTCCATCTTCGTACATCCACAAGCATCATGAACTATTTCAGTAATATCATCCTCTCCAACATTATCATCCTCTACTTCATCATTGCGTACATTATGAGAATTATCATCTCCTACGAAAACGTCTCCATGCAAGTCCCACACCTTATAACTATCCCAGAAGCCTTTTTTCAGTAAGTCTAGTCTTATTACGTTTCTCAACTTGAACACAGTGTTCATACACCCTTTACAAGGACAACAAATCATAGAGCTCGCATTTGGTTGATTGTATGCCCAATCAAGAAAGCCATCTATTCCTCTAATATATCTTCGATCCGCTCTATTTCTAATCGTCAACCAAGATTTATCCATCTCTACTTTCtacaaacaaaaatgaaaaattactgAACTAAAAGTATAAGGACATCGACAAGAAAACTAACCAAGCTATATAAACCGGACTAGAAAATAGAGGAATTGTTGAAATTAATGTGAAATTTTTATGCACTTACAAATATCTAGTTTTAGTCTTTTCCTTAATTGTTGAAATTAATGTGAAATTGGTCACTCAAACAATAATGAGAAAAGCAAAGAGTAGTGTCAGTAAAAAGTGAATATTTTACTTTAATAAACTATTGGGTGTTCACAGAACTtcctccccccccctccccctgGTTAGAAACAGTTAGGTGGACTCATTTTTAAGACTTTGATCATCTCACCTGCGCCTCTCAACAAGTTGTCCCAAAACATTTTGCCACATATTCAACcgggggtttgggggggggggggggggttaatctAAAGAGAGTTATAGTCCGGGGATAACAGGAACATCCAATAGTTTAGGTATAAAACTCGCAAAATGGTGATAGTTTAGGGGGACTTAACATATTCACTCTTTTTTTATGATGGTGGTGCCCAGGCCAACTTGCGCACACCTCGACTATGGTTATCTTGGCAATAATTATATAAGGATAAACAagtaaagagagagtagtatgtACTCATATAAAGTGAGTTTGTAGAGTGTCTAGTTTTGGAAACAGAGTTGGAGTGTCAAGAAAGCTAAACTATCACTAAAACATTACGCATCTACAGCTACGAAAAGCATTATAGCTAAATATGAAAATTTCCGTGGCAAAACACTTTAGCCACAACATTTTTTCTGTTGCATTCATAGCAAAATATGACGTAGCTAAAAGTCAGCTACAGACTTCACATGATCCATAGCTACGGACTAATACTTATTGCTGcggaagtttttgtgttgtagcTGTGATGGTAAAAAAAATTTGCCACGAAAAATATACTTATAGCAAGTGACAGCCTGCATACTGCATATAGAGAATATAATAAAGGCATTCTCCACCTACATTTGAATCTGATGACTTGCTTCTTTGGCTCAACCTAATTGACACATTTACAATATGGTTGCCTGTAATGTAACCTAGGTGGGAGATCGCCTCTACTCATTGCATTGTCAGTTTATACTACATGTTGGCTGTATTGTAGCCTTGGGGGGAGATCACCCTGGACCATATATAGATACTAATGGGCAAAGAATAGATTATTAGTGCATAGAATTTATGAGTAGATTGGTACATTATAAGGTCATCCAATCATTTGATTCCTAGCGATGCTAAATTTCTACTATGACTTGGAGCCGAATGTTATAAATCAATTTGGTGACCAAGCAAACTCAGGATCCAAAAAGTGCACCAGTAACTCCCCCTTAAACACCTTTAGCATTTCAGCCTCTCCGTTCACAAGAAGAATCTATCCACTTGTTCTTATTAATAACAGCTGGAGGCTACATATCTTATGAAAATGCAACTTTTAATCAGTTATGTGCAGATATTGCGTGAGAGCACGATAGTACAATAGATTCAGATTCTTTAATGGAGGTCTTATCATTGTTATACAGAATATACATAGTGTATCTCTAAGGGTTCTCACACAAGAGTTAAAACATTTAGCCGGAAAGGTGAGCATATAAAGTACTGTTTGCAAACCTTAGAAACGAGAATTTTGCAAGATTTAAGCACTAAGGTCCACTTTCTTGGACTGCTGTATATTTTGCTCTATCTATATTATAACAACAGCATACCCAACGTGGGATtaggggagggtagtatgtaagCAGACCTTACCCCAACATTGagaaggtagagaggctatttccactaGACTCTCGACTCAAGGAAATTTTGCTCTATATTACATCACCCTTAATTTTAAATGATAACAACTAGCTAACTTTTCATCTTTTAGCTAAACAAAAAGTTGGGGCAAGAGCACCTAAGGGTGtgacctagtggtcaatgaaatGGGTTGAGAACCATAAGGAATCAAGTTCAAATCCTAGCGAAGGCAAAAAGACAAGGTGGTTTCTTGGCATATGTCCAAACTTTGATAGACAGATTTACCTGGTACTTGCACGATTATCAAAAAAAATTGGCGAAAGAACAAGTACAAAACAAAACCCAAAAGCCAGATGCAAAAGAAATAGGTATATATTCACAGATTTTTGTGATTTTGGCCGTGTGTTATAGGAAACTCTGGTTTGTGGTAACAGATGCTCGTGGAAGAACCTATAGCCTCCAGCTGTTAAGAATTAAATTTCAGCTCTAAACACCAaaaagggagggggggggggggggtaagaaCAGATGGCATGTGTTGTATGCGATTTTAGCTCCTCGAAACACTAGAAAATTTATTCAATGATAGGCAAAGAGCAAAACAAAACTTGTACAAATTAGAGGTTGCTATTAcacaacaattaaaaaaaatgagtttcaaGGTCGAACATAAAAGAGGCAATGTAGGAGCATGGCCCATGGGGTACATGAAAACAACATTTCCAAAAGCTATTGAGGTTGATAAGAAATAAACAAGTTTATGTGGAATCGAAAAACTCCAATTACCTCCACTTCACAGTGAGCGTAGTGAACGGAAAACGCTATGAGATAGACCTCGAACAAGGGTTTTGACTTGAGAAGCCTTCAGCACAGACGATTGACAatggttttgtttttcttttctaattttccCTTTTTTGGGCGGGACAAAGGGCAAATTTTACCCCTGAACTTTTCGTAATAGGACAACTTTGTCCTCCATTTTGTTTCTGGCCCTAAATTGGGAGTCCGGAGCCAAAGTAACATCTTTTTAGACTCAAGAAACCAAAATAGGTGCTAAAACAAAAGGCAGCACAATTTTATGTATAGCGCATGTGTGATtatttgttctgattttttgAATGACAACTCTAATAATTGTACGATAAAGCACTTATTGTATGCACATTTTTCAGGTGTCAAAGGCACTTATAGTTGCTTACTTAAGCCGGGCGTCCATTTTTTAAGAAATCATTCTTGAGCAAATTTGAACCAATTTGCCAGTATTCTTCAGCATCATTTATATTTGtcttcatcttcatcaatctTTCCAAAGTTCTCTTTGAATCTTTATAGGATGAACGATGAGTGAAGAGTTGGGATTGCGTTATACTGGGGCGGTAAGACTATGATGGAAAATAACTCGTGCACTGTAGTTATTCTCCATATAGTATTGTTAAGTTGTCATTTACATTGGAGTACCACACATTAGTATCTCTAATATGTAAAAGAATGAGTGTGAGTAAACATTCGGTGAATCTTAAGATAATTGAAAGATATATGTATTTACTTACTCCACAAGGTGTTGCTTTTATACCGAGTgtaacatcgaagacgatgaaactctgcAAGATTTTTCAAGGACTCCAGATGAAGACATGGATGTTCTTGTGATAAGCATGTTGGAAATGTATGTAAAGTCCAAAGACGTCAACATGACCGATGTTTCGCAAACTACGACTAACACTCAACCATGTGGAGATATTTTCGGATATGTTTTATCTAAACAGGTTTCGTATGAAAGAATATGTCCTGATCTGAACTTTTTTCTATGGCTTAATGAGGAGCGAGGACACAAAGTCTCTCCAATGCTGCAGCGTGGAGGGTCGACAAATTTACATAATTCACAGGCTGAGTGATAAATACTTACTTACTTTGTTGTAGTGTAactatttattttatatgtatagtaataataactcatatttctTTCGTAGAGGTAACTGAGCAGATAATTTTTTACTAGGTATGAACAAACCAATAGTGGTAATCTACCTACGTTTGGAGGGATGGATCATGCTAGTCCTCCTCGAATAATCAGCAGTTTGATAATCTTGGAAATTCTTCTGGTTTTGGAATGATAATTAATGATGTTCCATCCGAGAGACTGCATAATGTGCGATTCACAAATTATGAGTGGTAGGTTTAAGCGTTAAATTTAGTATATTCCGTTGAGATGTACAGAAGATTAATTATTCGATTGGTTATGCAGGAAAAATGAGTAACAAGACAGTTTTGTTCTAACTCAGTTGGGCGATGATGATATTCTGAATCAGGATATGGCATATGCACAAAGTGAGAAAGATGATAGTGAATATGACAACAATGCTGATGAGTCAGACGATGGAGCACTCTTCATAGATGAGAGTGACAATAAGGAACCGCCTTTTAGAGATGAGGGTGACAATGAGTAACCATATTTGAAAATGGAGCATGATGCCACCACTAAGCATGCTCCGTATATGCAGGCTCACCTACCGTGAGACCAGTAGGGTACTAGTCGTGTGTGTAATTTTATTTCAAGGAGATTTCCTACCTTGATCACTTGCCAGGGATGCTGGATGCGGATGCCCTCACAAGAGATCTTGATGAAATTCGTACAGCAACGTGGGATGAAAGTAGACTAACGGAGCTTCGCAAAAATATGTTTTTCAATGACAAGGTTGGCCTGAGCAAGGCGGTGCAAATTTTAAGCATAAAAAGTTGTTGtgagattgaggttgctaagtcATCTTAAAAAACATATAAGGCGGTTTGTCGTCGATGGGATAAAGGTTATAAGTAGATGTTTCGTGGAAGACAGTTGAAAACTAATATGTGGGTGATTCGAAAATATTTTTAATACTGACACATTCAATAgaaatcattttaacttgaactTTGATTTGATTTTCCTTGATTTCACACATTGAatcgtccataaggtacaaggtAAAGGAGTGCATAACATCAGTTGTGCAGGTATATGGGTGTACCACTACCAAAAAAGGTATTATTCGAGTGTAAATGTGCATTTGATATTGTTTATGGCAACTAGGATGTGTCATTTGCGGCTCTACCGAGGTACACGACTGCTTTGAAACACTTTAATCCAAGGaaagttgttgaatggaagcttgagcagagtcTGGGAATACCAGAATACATATTCAGATaagtgttctgggcatttaaa is from Nicotiana tabacum cultivar K326 chromosome 18, ASM71507v2, whole genome shotgun sequence and encodes:
- the LOC107790148 gene encoding uncharacterized protein LOC107790148 isoform X2, with translation MDKSWLTIRNRADRRYIRGIDGFLDWAYNQPNASSMICCPCKGCMNTVFKLRNVIRLDLLKKGFWDSYKVWDLHGDVFVGDDNSHNVRNDEVEDDNVGEDDITEIVHDACGCTKMEESCGSRSLATVLGKRTGYARGNEYGKKPPNKSRMQQANFEASLSFAIEKARQEMRANMNQKFQEKREQMRAEMVKRFQDHMEEEFRKMRVEMEKRIQDQIATVFVRMQQGQSSSITRNDVGEGGD
- the LOC107790148 gene encoding uncharacterized protein LOC107790148 isoform X1, whose amino-acid sequence is MDKSWLTIRNRADRRYIRGIDGFLDWAYNQPNASSMICCPCKGCMNTVFKLRNVIRLDLLKKGFWDSYKVWDLHGDVFVGDDNSHNVRNDEVEDDNVGEDDITEIVHDACGCTKMEESCGSRSLATVLGKRTGYARGNEYGKKPPNKSRMQQANFEASLSFAIEKARQEMRANMNQKFQEKREQMRAEMVKRFQDHMEEEFRKMRVEMEKRIQDQIATVFVRMQQQGQSSSITRNDVGEGGD